A genomic region of Desulfosarcina ovata subsp. ovata contains the following coding sequences:
- a CDS encoding Gfo/Idh/MocA family protein has protein sequence MNVAVIGAGRTNNGIGRFIGKFFQKHGANVSAVLGSTDESARKAAEALEHDGRVPRSYTKIDTLTNKECPDIAVIASPTNTHLPYLKACIDAGLHIFCEKPFIDPATPDILGCLDKIFQDGEHRRLTIAMNSQCPFLQPVYERFCGQIRPEAAVDFSIALSPMVDGQDMIPDSVPHALSLIYNLLGNGEIGDLRIEKREGQITILGIYRAHTTDCNFKICLNRHLQQPRPFSFGWNHCTIHRRVTLKPYEISFQYEDTIRKVADPLELSVQNFIASVQKQEQPKIGRTHIVDTTLLIKRIFDHWESSE, from the coding sequence ATGAACGTCGCTGTCATAGGTGCGGGTAGAACCAATAACGGCATCGGTCGTTTCATCGGCAAATTCTTCCAGAAACACGGTGCCAATGTTTCTGCTGTTTTGGGATCCACCGATGAATCTGCCCGCAAGGCTGCCGAAGCGCTGGAACATGACGGCCGCGTCCCCCGCAGCTATACCAAAATCGACACCTTGACAAATAAGGAATGTCCGGACATCGCAGTCATTGCTTCCCCCACAAATACCCATTTGCCATACCTGAAGGCATGCATCGACGCCGGGCTCCATATTTTCTGTGAAAAGCCGTTCATTGATCCCGCCACACCAGATATCTTGGGTTGCCTCGACAAAATTTTCCAGGATGGCGAACACCGTCGGCTCACAATCGCCATGAACTCCCAATGCCCCTTCCTGCAGCCCGTGTACGAACGATTCTGCGGCCAAATTCGCCCGGAAGCAGCGGTCGATTTTTCGATTGCCCTGTCCCCCATGGTGGACGGGCAGGACATGATCCCCGACTCGGTTCCACATGCCTTGAGTCTGATCTACAATTTACTTGGAAATGGAGAAATCGGGGACCTCCGGATCGAGAAAAGGGAAGGACAGATAACTATTCTTGGAATCTATCGGGCGCATACAACCGATTGCAATTTCAAGATCTGCTTAAATCGGCACCTGCAGCAGCCTCGGCCCTTCTCCTTTGGTTGGAATCACTGCACGATTCATCGCCGGGTAACGCTGAAACCCTACGAAATATCTTTTCAATACGAAGACACCATCCGCAAAGTTGCCGACCCGCTGGAACTGTCGGTCCAGAACTTTATCGCGTCCGTCCAAAAACAGGAGCAGCCAAAAATCGGCCGGACCCATATCGTAGACACCACTTTGCTCATCAAACGCATTTTCGACCATTGGGAATCAAGTGAATGA
- the lpxK gene encoding tetraacyldisaccharide 4'-kinase: MRLRARLYEIGWLPSRTLPCRVISIGNICVGGTGKTPMTIFVARTIRNLGYRVVVVSRGYHGRMETTGGIVSDGQSLLATVDDAGDEPYLMARVLKGVPVIVGSRRYQAGLLAVRRFDPEVIVLDDAFQHLALKRDLDLVLLDHQLPLGNGRMLPRGTLREPPTALRRAHALVFTRSREHGPRKRSIFPWTPRRPVFYTTHTPVIRTDGASRAREPFLTRVTDLSLLKGRKVFAFAGLADNEQFFATLEAHGCEMICRRSFNDHHYYGDQEIDALLETAQASGADSVVTTLKDYVKLAHRGPWPVAWIAVDVEINFLGKGADFRQLLRETLRLPE; the protein is encoded by the coding sequence ATGCGATTGCGTGCACGGTTGTATGAAATTGGTTGGCTACCGTCGCGGACCCTACCCTGCCGTGTCATATCCATCGGCAATATCTGCGTTGGCGGAACCGGAAAAACACCCATGACGATATTCGTGGCCCGGACGATCCGTAATCTGGGGTACCGGGTTGTGGTGGTCAGCCGGGGGTACCATGGTCGCATGGAAACGACGGGCGGTATCGTCAGTGACGGGCAATCTCTGTTGGCAACGGTCGACGATGCCGGCGATGAGCCTTATCTGATGGCCCGGGTTCTGAAAGGGGTTCCGGTGATCGTGGGCAGCCGGCGATACCAAGCCGGTTTGCTGGCCGTCCGGCGTTTCGATCCGGAGGTCATTGTTTTGGACGATGCCTTCCAGCATCTGGCGCTTAAGAGAGACCTTGACCTGGTGCTGCTGGACCACCAGTTGCCATTGGGCAACGGCCGGATGTTACCGCGGGGAACGCTGCGGGAGCCACCGACCGCGCTTCGACGGGCCCATGCCTTGGTTTTTACCCGCAGCCGTGAACATGGTCCCCGGAAACGGTCTATTTTTCCGTGGACCCCGCGCCGGCCGGTTTTTTACACTACCCACACCCCGGTAATCCGGACGGATGGTGCATCGCGGGCGCGGGAGCCTTTTTTGACGCGGGTCACCGATCTTTCTCTCCTGAAGGGAAGAAAGGTGTTCGCCTTTGCCGGACTGGCCGACAACGAGCAGTTTTTTGCAACACTGGAGGCCCATGGCTGCGAGATGATCTGCCGGCGCAGCTTCAATGATCATCACTATTATGGGGACCAGGAGATCGACGCATTGTTAGAAACGGCACAGGCATCGGGTGCGGACAGCGTGGTGACGACGTTGAAAGACTACGTCAAGCTTGCCCATCGTGGTCCCTGGCCGGTTGCTTGGATTGCCGTGGATGTGGAAATCAATTTTCTCGGGAAAGGGGCGGATTTTCGACAGCTTCTCAGGGAGACATTGCGTTTGCCTGAGTAA
- a CDS encoding putative molybdenum carrier protein: MLKKIVSGGQTGVDRAALDVAMRLGIAHGGWVPKGRLAEDGPLPSYYQLQEMPTDEYAARTEKNVQDSDGTLIISRGTPTGGTDYTREMVLKHGKQLLHIDLAMGQQPSAAGALISSWIEMNRIETLNVAGPRASGDPTIYNEAATILALAFK, encoded by the coding sequence ATGCTAAAAAAAATCGTCTCCGGGGGCCAGACCGGTGTTGATCGCGCAGCCCTGGATGTGGCCATGCGCCTGGGCATCGCCCACGGTGGCTGGGTACCCAAGGGCCGCCTGGCCGAAGATGGCCCCCTGCCCTCTTACTACCAGCTACAGGAGATGCCCACGGACGAGTACGCGGCCCGCACGGAGAAAAACGTGCAGGATTCGGACGGCACCCTGATCATCTCCCGCGGCACGCCCACGGGCGGCACAGACTATACCCGCGAAATGGTCCTCAAGCATGGCAAGCAATTGTTGCACATCGATCTGGCCATGGGCCAGCAGCCGTCGGCGGCAGGCGCCCTGATCTCTTCCTGGATCGAAATGAATCGCATCGAGACCCTCAACGTGGCCGGCCCCCGGGCCAGCGGTGACCCGACCATCTATAACGAGGCCGCCACGATCCTGGCCCTGGCATTCAAATGA
- the aroB gene encoding 3-dehydroquinate synthase: MKTLLVNGAAGTSKILVGESIDNLKAYIDAAHTVVITDSTVEGLYRGRLPDCPVITIGQGERIKTLETVTEIYRQLVALEADRSTFILGVGGGIVCDIAGFVASTYMRGTRFGFVSTTLLSQVDASVGGKNGVNFSGYKNMVGTFNQPEFVICDMALLKSLPPREVLCGFAEIIKHGAIASAPMVEFLEAHRDGALDLNSDIIAHLVYRSVEIKAGVVSRDEREHGERRKLNFGHTFGHALEKLTGIPHGEAVGIGMVLAAKLSVEKGFLPREDAARLEQLIDRFGLPVSPPVDLAAMLGAMKKDKKREGKRIHFVFLDAMGSARVEELGFDDLFHLASAARIA, encoded by the coding sequence ATGAAAACGTTACTGGTCAACGGCGCTGCCGGAACTTCCAAAATTCTCGTCGGCGAGTCCATCGATAACCTGAAGGCATATATCGATGCCGCGCATACGGTCGTCATTACCGACAGCACCGTGGAAGGGCTGTATCGCGGGCGCCTGCCGGACTGCCCGGTGATTACCATTGGCCAGGGAGAGCGGATCAAGACCCTTGAGACCGTCACCGAAATTTACCGCCAGTTGGTGGCTCTGGAAGCCGACCGGTCCACTTTTATTTTAGGCGTGGGGGGGGGGATCGTCTGTGATATCGCCGGATTCGTGGCCTCCACGTATATGCGCGGTACTCGGTTCGGCTTTGTTTCCACTACCTTGCTCAGCCAGGTGGATGCCAGCGTGGGCGGTAAAAACGGCGTTAATTTCAGTGGCTACAAAAACATGGTGGGCACCTTTAACCAGCCCGAATTTGTGATCTGCGACATGGCCCTTCTGAAAAGCCTGCCGCCTCGTGAGGTGCTGTGCGGTTTTGCCGAAATTATCAAACACGGGGCCATTGCCAGTGCCCCGATGGTTGAATTTCTCGAAGCCCACCGTGACGGGGCATTGGACCTGAATTCCGACATCATTGCCCACCTGGTCTACCGGTCGGTGGAGATCAAGGCCGGTGTGGTCTCGCGGGATGAACGGGAACATGGCGAACGGCGTAAGCTGAATTTCGGCCACACGTTCGGCCATGCCCTTGAAAAACTGACCGGCATCCCCCATGGTGAGGCGGTGGGCATCGGCATGGTGCTGGCGGCCAAGCTCTCGGTGGAAAAAGGGTTTCTGCCGCGTGAGGATGCCGCGCGTCTGGAACAGCTCATCGACCGCTTCGGACTGCCGGTGAGCCCGCCCGTTGATCTGGCGGCCATGCTGGGAGCCATGAAGAAGGACAAAAAGCGCGAAGGCAAGCGGATCCATTTCGTGTTTCTGGACGCCATGGGCAGTGCCCGGGTGGAAGAGCTCGGCTTTGACGATCTCTTCCATCTGGCCAGCGCGGCACGCATCGCGTAA
- a CDS encoding glycosyltransferase family 9 protein, producing MPLLKALRTNFPDAVIHSVVKPYLMELLEGSPYVDKIIPRPDAISDKKGLLVALRNERYDLLFCLPRSEESLIMTTFSNADVKVGFSHFPWDFGLDIKETVQGHNCWRNNAKLLKRLNIQIFQDNYVGLIPTDADIHELELPQRFVVISPGASGRRQTKTWLEKNFARLMGRLWELHGFTPVLVGSAENGKANARIIQLALKQKSDDTFLPLDLSGKIGLRALCALLTKAALFVGIDSGVMHLASAVNIPVVGLFGPTDPYYVGPQNHQSRVVRRNDLDCAPCYLKKCSHANCMQQLSVEQVMNACDELLDSHAA from the coding sequence ATGCCGCTTTTGAAAGCCTTGCGGACCAATTTTCCCGATGCAGTCATCCACTCGGTGGTTAAACCGTACTTGATGGAATTGCTGGAAGGGTCCCCTTATGTGGACAAAATTATCCCGCGTCCAGATGCAATCAGCGATAAAAAAGGCTTGCTGGTAGCCCTGCGCAACGAAAGGTACGATTTACTCTTCTGTCTGCCTCGCTCCGAAGAAAGCCTGATCATGACCACCTTCAGCAACGCCGATGTCAAAGTCGGATTTTCCCATTTTCCTTGGGATTTTGGTCTGGATATCAAAGAAACGGTCCAAGGCCACAACTGCTGGCGCAACAATGCAAAACTGCTAAAGCGTTTGAATATTCAAATTTTTCAGGACAATTACGTGGGACTGATCCCCACAGATGCGGACATTCACGAACTTGAACTGCCCCAACGATTTGTGGTCATCTCTCCGGGGGCATCCGGAAGAAGGCAGACCAAAACTTGGCTCGAAAAAAACTTTGCCCGGCTGATGGGCCGGCTTTGGGAACTACATGGTTTTACACCGGTTCTTGTCGGATCGGCCGAAAACGGAAAGGCAAACGCTCGCATCATCCAATTGGCGCTAAAACAAAAATCCGACGATACCTTTTTGCCACTGGATCTATCCGGGAAAATCGGACTGCGGGCCCTCTGCGCCTTGTTAACCAAGGCCGCCCTCTTTGTGGGAATCGATTCGGGTGTGATGCATCTGGCATCGGCGGTAAATATACCGGTAGTGGGGTTGTTCGGCCCGACCGATCCGTATTATGTAGGCCCCCAAAACCATCAGAGCCGCGTGGTACGTCGAAACGATTTGGACTGCGCGCCTTGCTATCTCAAAAAGTGCAGCCATGCGAACTGTATGCAGCAGCTTTCCGTGGAACAGGTAATGAATGCGTGTGATGAATTACTGGATTCGCACGCTGCTTGA
- the rfaP gene encoding lipopolysaccharide core heptose(I) kinase RfaP translates to MLMLEEPFRSDWKDQDIYELLRNMDGHVYREKEGRRTFRFEHSGKSYFAKVFSGIGWKTLVACLLKFRRPFVSAANEWRAVERLHQLGIPTMRVVGYGRRGRNPAKIESFILTEELKPTTSLEDYCRYWPSNPPSAALKRALVQRVAEVAKTLHGNGIIHRDLYICHFLLDIACAPLDDNGKLANLFLIDLHRATQNRRLRRRWRVKDVAGLYFSSLDIGLTQRDRLRFMSVYSGLQWRDTLQCQQRFWKQVERRGKAVYREFRRKHPELFV, encoded by the coding sequence ATGCTGATGCTTGAAGAACCCTTTCGCAGCGATTGGAAAGATCAAGATATTTATGAGTTGCTCCGAAACATGGACGGTCATGTGTACCGGGAGAAAGAAGGACGGCGCACATTTCGCTTCGAGCATTCCGGTAAAAGCTATTTTGCCAAGGTGTTTTCCGGTATCGGATGGAAAACGTTAGTTGCCTGTCTGTTGAAATTCCGACGACCGTTTGTCAGCGCTGCAAACGAATGGCGGGCAGTGGAGCGGCTTCACCAACTCGGTATTCCCACGATGCGTGTAGTAGGCTACGGCAGACGAGGCCGCAATCCGGCAAAGATCGAATCTTTCATCCTCACTGAAGAATTGAAGCCCACAACAAGCCTTGAAGATTATTGCCGGTATTGGCCATCCAATCCGCCCTCCGCGGCCTTGAAACGGGCGTTGGTGCAACGGGTGGCTGAAGTAGCCAAAACGCTGCATGGCAATGGTATTATTCACAGAGATCTGTATATCTGTCATTTTCTTTTGGATATCGCGTGTGCACCGCTGGATGATAATGGGAAATTGGCAAATCTTTTCCTCATCGATCTCCACCGGGCCACCCAAAACCGGCGCTTAAGAAGGCGCTGGCGGGTCAAGGACGTTGCCGGACTCTATTTTTCCAGCTTGGATATCGGGCTGACCCAACGGGATCGGTTGCGCTTCATGTCCGTCTATAGCGGCCTGCAATGGCGCGATACGCTCCAATGCCAGCAACGGTTCTGGAAGCAGGTTGAACGTCGGGGAAAGGCGGTATATCGTGAATTCCGCCGAAAACATCCGGAATTGTTCGTCTGA
- a CDS encoding lipopolysaccharide kinase InaA family protein has protein sequence MPSFWYVNPAFINTPAAQAFESLETTCSAEGETVTSSSISKVTKVIVENRSFYVKTYSAGGKKLRRWIGRSRIRAEWENLLLFESLGIPIPPLVACGHAIRYGIFQKGAMVTAELQGTADLAQLYAINHRLLSDRHWVADVSHQIADYTRRLHQHRFGHLDLKWRNILVTLDAAPRVFLIDCPSGQIRRGPLANRWFTKDLACLDIIARKCLSRTQRLRFYMDYRRCHKLLSKDKRRIRNILDFYIR, from the coding sequence TTGCCAAGTTTCTGGTACGTAAATCCTGCCTTTATCAATACACCGGCCGCCCAGGCATTCGAATCCCTGGAGACAACATGTTCTGCCGAGGGCGAAACCGTCACCTCCAGTTCGATTAGTAAGGTTACCAAAGTTATTGTTGAAAACCGGTCTTTTTACGTCAAAACCTACTCTGCCGGCGGTAAGAAATTGCGGCGTTGGATCGGCCGCAGCCGTATCCGCGCCGAATGGGAAAACCTCCTTTTATTTGAAAGTCTCGGCATCCCCATCCCTCCCTTGGTCGCTTGCGGGCATGCAATCCGCTACGGTATTTTCCAAAAAGGAGCCATGGTCACCGCAGAATTGCAGGGCACTGCGGACCTCGCTCAATTGTATGCCATCAACCACCGATTGCTGTCGGATCGGCATTGGGTTGCCGATGTCAGTCACCAGATTGCAGACTACACACGCCGACTGCACCAGCACCGTTTCGGCCACCTCGACCTTAAATGGCGCAATATTCTGGTCACGTTGGACGCGGCCCCCCGGGTATTTCTTATCGACTGTCCCAGTGGCCAGATTCGGCGCGGCCCCTTGGCGAACCGCTGGTTCACCAAAGACCTGGCCTGTTTGGATATAATTGCCCGAAAATGCCTGTCGCGCACCCAGCGCTTGCGTTTTTATATGGATTACCGTCGCTGCCACAAATTGTTAAGTAAAGATAAACGTCGAATCCGTAACATTCTTGATTTTTACATTAGGTAG
- a CDS encoding glycosyltransferase family 2 protein: MTSISVVIPTYNYGHFIRRAIDSILNQTVLPGETIIVDDGSTDNTEKLLLDNYLLTCNEHIKYLKKENGGPASARNFGIKSATGEYILLLDADDSLQKNAVELLTDKIKQFPDIDMIIGGCFSVTPSHHKKYRPAPIVKESRFNNFKALLNNKFPISCGRFIVKKSILENIKFPEHLRHSEDLSVFAHLIANCNIITVDAPLISMYHHDDSLRHNHHFAKESGLLAVDEIFDKTILPSEYFRLKSSFYVHRCLSIFRMLYKSRRYDEAKHYYKMALRRSFWVLFKWRYLSKYIRMQFYAILKLKNRFIRKFPS, from the coding sequence TTGACATCAATTTCTGTGGTTATACCGACATATAACTATGGTCATTTTATCCGTCGTGCAATCGATTCAATCCTTAACCAAACGGTATTGCCCGGGGAAACCATTATTGTCGATGATGGTTCTACTGATAATACTGAAAAACTATTATTAGATAACTATCTGCTAACTTGTAATGAGCATATAAAATACCTAAAAAAAGAAAACGGCGGCCCTGCATCTGCCAGAAATTTTGGAATTAAATCTGCTACGGGGGAATATATATTGCTGTTGGATGCCGATGACAGTTTGCAGAAAAATGCTGTTGAACTTCTTACGGATAAAATCAAACAATTTCCTGATATTGACATGATTATCGGAGGTTGTTTTTCTGTTACACCTTCACATCACAAAAAATATCGGCCAGCTCCTATTGTGAAAGAGAGTAGGTTCAATAATTTTAAGGCTCTTTTAAACAATAAATTTCCTATATCCTGTGGTCGGTTCATAGTAAAGAAATCCATATTGGAAAATATTAAATTCCCCGAACATTTGCGTCATAGCGAAGACCTCAGCGTTTTTGCCCACCTAATTGCAAACTGCAATATTATCACTGTTGATGCACCGCTTATTAGCATGTATCATCACGATGATAGCCTGCGTCATAATCATCATTTTGCAAAAGAATCTGGGCTGCTCGCTGTCGATGAAATATTTGATAAAACGATACTACCATCCGAATATTTTAGATTGAAGTCTTCTTTTTATGTACATCGATGCTTATCTATTTTTAGAATGCTTTACAAGTCCAGAAGATATGATGAGGCCAAACATTACTACAAAATGGCTTTAAGGCGATCTTTTTGGGTCTTGTTCAAATGGCGTTATTTATCGAAATATATTCGCATGCAATTCTATGCTATATTAAAGTTGAAAAACCGGTTTATTCGAAAATTTCCTTCTTAA
- a CDS encoding radical SAM protein produces the protein MKETKQLKQREHDFAAKLKQASVIERLKAYIDHRRKQVEGQEPTELPLFSPVSINLDLTSACNFACPHCVDAAILNSGEALTLDTIDGILNTLIPEGLLSIIILGGGEPTLHKDFEKVVTLIKQKGLQLGIVTNGSCLERVYRVAEILEKHDWVRLSIDAARQDTFESMHRPKSGLTLKDVLEPAARLKGVNPSISLGYSFVIVWDGISVNGHPLTSNLDEMAEAVQLAAAYDFDYVSFKPCLLRLPESEKETLLHGVKKEAENRIRQIIERNLEEAKKAGGDTVKVLESVNLRALLENRIDALKHQPNMCHMQFFRTVLSPAGIFHCPAFRGVEKAKIGTKAGYSSEAAFLETQQRLSESINTFDAASECCDIGCFYHHVNWWLENFIRSVESIDEIETILDDNFFL, from the coding sequence ATGAAAGAAACCAAGCAACTGAAACAACGGGAACACGATTTTGCGGCCAAATTGAAGCAGGCTTCAGTCATCGAACGGCTCAAGGCCTATATCGACCATCGGCGCAAGCAGGTCGAGGGACAAGAGCCAACGGAACTACCGTTATTTTCGCCAGTCTCCATCAATTTGGATTTGACATCCGCCTGCAATTTTGCTTGTCCCCACTGTGTGGATGCGGCAATATTAAATTCCGGCGAGGCGTTAACGCTGGATACGATCGACGGCATCCTGAACACACTCATTCCCGAAGGCCTTCTCTCCATTATCATCCTCGGAGGTGGAGAACCGACATTGCACAAAGATTTTGAAAAAGTGGTCACCCTCATCAAACAGAAGGGGCTACAACTTGGTATCGTCACCAACGGATCTTGTTTGGAAAGGGTTTACCGGGTGGCCGAAATCTTGGAAAAACACGACTGGGTGCGGCTTTCGATTGATGCTGCCCGCCAGGATACGTTCGAGAGCATGCATCGGCCGAAAAGCGGGCTAACCCTGAAAGATGTGCTGGAGCCTGCAGCCCGGCTCAAAGGCGTCAATCCATCCATATCTTTAGGCTACTCCTTCGTAATTGTATGGGACGGAATCTCGGTGAACGGTCACCCGCTCACCTCCAATCTCGACGAGATGGCCGAAGCGGTCCAATTGGCGGCCGCATACGACTTTGACTATGTCTCTTTCAAACCGTGCCTGTTGCGACTGCCTGAATCGGAAAAGGAGACCCTGTTGCATGGCGTTAAAAAGGAGGCTGAAAACCGCATCCGACAAATCATTGAACGCAATTTGGAAGAGGCCAAAAAAGCTGGCGGCGATACGGTCAAGGTCCTGGAAAGCGTCAACTTGCGGGCTCTACTGGAAAACCGGATCGATGCATTGAAACACCAACCGAACATGTGCCATATGCAATTTTTCAGGACCGTTCTTTCACCCGCAGGCATCTTTCACTGCCCTGCTTTCCGCGGCGTGGAAAAGGCCAAAATCGGGACAAAGGCCGGCTACAGTTCTGAAGCAGCCTTCTTGGAAACCCAACAAAGGCTGTCGGAATCCATCAACACCTTTGATGCCGCATCCGAATGTTGTGATATCGGCTGTTTCTACCACCACGTCAACTGGTGGTTGGAGAATTTCATCCGCTCCGTGGAAAGTATTGACGAAATCGAAACCATTTTGGATGACAATTTTTTCTTGTAA
- a CDS encoding glycosyltransferase: MDYYFAGDSCFAEWAAGKPFWYRFTGRCRNYLALERAVFKPDSQSRILLLVEKDRTTYQRYYATPSERFHLLPPGIERDRLAPHNTEDIRRQVKMELGITEETHMVLMVGSGFRTKGTDRAMRAFAGLPDAIRDKAVMVIIGKDNFRPFGRLARRLGISNQIHFFNGRHDVPRFLFSADLLLHPAYRETAGIVLIESMAAGLPVLATDVCGYSSYIQQAGAGRLVPSPFNQNTLNRTLAEMLTSTRRSNWSANGQKYVLEHDVFSMHARAVDFIEATVPC; encoded by the coding sequence TTGGACTACTATTTTGCCGGCGACAGCTGTTTTGCCGAATGGGCGGCGGGAAAGCCATTCTGGTATCGCTTCACCGGCCGCTGTAGAAACTATCTTGCATTGGAACGGGCAGTGTTTAAACCTGATTCGCAAAGTCGTATTCTTTTACTCGTTGAGAAAGACCGGACAACCTATCAGCGCTACTACGCGACCCCTTCAGAACGTTTTCACCTATTACCGCCGGGCATTGAACGAGACCGCCTGGCGCCTCACAACACTGAAGATATCCGCCGCCAAGTAAAAATGGAACTGGGGATAACCGAAGAGACACATATGGTCCTCATGGTTGGTTCGGGTTTTCGGACCAAGGGGACTGATCGGGCTATGCGGGCATTTGCCGGGCTTCCGGACGCGATCCGCGACAAAGCGGTAATGGTGATTATAGGCAAGGACAATTTCCGGCCTTTCGGCAGACTGGCTCGTCGCTTGGGCATTAGCAACCAAATTCACTTTTTCAATGGGCGCCATGATGTTCCCCGATTTCTTTTCAGCGCAGATCTTTTGCTTCATCCGGCCTATCGTGAAACCGCCGGAATCGTTCTGATCGAGTCCATGGCAGCCGGGTTACCGGTCCTGGCAACCGACGTTTGCGGCTACAGTTCCTACATCCAACAGGCTGGCGCCGGCCGGCTGGTTCCTTCTCCATTCAACCAAAATACGCTGAACCGCACGCTTGCGGAAATGCTGACATCCACACGACGGTCTAACTGGTCGGCAAATGGCCAGAAATATGTTCTGGAGCACGATGTTTTCAGCATGCATGCACGTGCGGTGGATTTCATTGAGGCGACGGTTCCATGCTGA
- a CDS encoding glycosyltransferase family 2 protein has protein sequence MNDNAEPKVSIIIPHYKTESLVKLCLRSIRFFTQLPYEVVVIDNGSGDDPSLDYLRQVDWIKLIERTGNINPAPDGAHKEAMDIGISESSAPYILSFHTDTIPVHEKWLDWLLEQINTDPKASAVGTYKLEIKSPWQLLFRKIERALMIRRKPEAGTKDNPYYIRSHCALYRRKILEKLNLHFVSNETAGRNIHFGLINSGFEAKLLSVEEMLRYVVHLNHGTMVLQPDLGARKKTIRKGKSRIDTFFKSVSIKNIYQDESLDR, from the coding sequence ATGAATGATAACGCAGAACCAAAAGTTTCTATTATTATACCCCACTACAAGACAGAATCCTTGGTTAAATTATGCCTTCGTTCTATTAGGTTCTTTACACAACTGCCTTATGAAGTAGTTGTCATTGATAATGGCTCCGGTGACGATCCGTCTCTTGATTATCTAAGGCAGGTTGATTGGATTAAACTCATTGAACGAACTGGGAATATCAACCCTGCCCCTGACGGTGCTCATAAAGAGGCAATGGATATTGGCATTAGTGAAAGTTCAGCCCCTTATATCCTTTCATTTCATACTGATACTATCCCTGTTCATGAAAAATGGCTGGATTGGCTTCTTGAACAGATAAATACCGATCCTAAAGCATCCGCTGTAGGGACATATAAATTGGAGATTAAATCACCGTGGCAACTCCTTTTTAGAAAAATTGAAAGAGCCTTGATGATTAGGCGAAAACCGGAAGCAGGAACTAAAGATAATCCTTACTACATTCGCAGCCACTGTGCTCTTTATAGGCGGAAGATATTGGAAAAATTAAATTTGCATTTTGTATCCAATGAAACAGCCGGACGCAATATTCATTTTGGTTTAATAAATTCAGGATTTGAAGCCAAGTTGCTCTCAGTAGAAGAAATGTTACGCTATGTCGTGCACTTGAATCACGGAACAATGGTACTTCAACCTGATCTCGGTGCCAGAAAGAAAACCATCCGAAAGGGAAAATCAAGAATCGATACCTTCTTTAAATCGGTCTCTATCAAAAATATTTACCAAGATGAGTCGCTGGACAGGTAG